One Cucumis sativus cultivar 9930 chromosome 1, Cucumber_9930_V3, whole genome shotgun sequence DNA segment encodes these proteins:
- the LOC101215982 gene encoding argininosuccinate synthase, chloroplastic, with amino-acid sequence MGEVTAAYTNGVMPARLNKVVLAYSGGLDTSVIVPWLREKYGCEVVCFTADVGQGVMELDGLEAKAKASGACQLVVKDLKDEFVEHYVFPCLRAGAIYERKYLLGTSMARPVIAKAMVDVAKEVGADAVAHGCTGKGNDQVRFELTFFALNPKLRVIAPWREWDITGREDAIEYAKRHNVPVPVTKKSIYSRDRNIWHLSHEGDVLEDPANEPKKDMYMLSVDPEDAPNQPEYVEIEIVSGLPVAVNGKKLSPASLLDELNDIGGKHGIGRVDMVENRLVGMKSRGVYETPGGTILFTAALELESLTLDRETIQVKDSLALKYAELVYAGRWFDPLREAMDGFMEKITAKTTGTVTLKLYKGSVTVTGRKSPNSLYRQDISSFENGDVYNQADAAGFIHLYGLPTRVRAMLEQGI; translated from the exons ATGGGAGAAGTTACCGCTGCTTATACCAACGGTGTGATGCCCGCTAGACTGAACAAAGTTGTTTTAGCTTATAGCGGCGGCTTGGACACATCGGTTATCGTACCATGGTTGCG AGAGAAATATGGGTGTGAGGTGGTTTGCTTCACTGCTGATGTTGGGCAA GGAGTGATGGAATTGGATGGCTTGGAAGCAAAGGCGAAAGCGAGTGGAGCTTGTCAACTTGTTGTGAAGGACCTAAAGGATGAATTTGTGGAACACTACGTGTTTCCCTGCTTGCGAGCTGGTGCCATTTATGAAAGGAAATACTTGCTTGGAACTTCCATGGCTCGTCCTGTCATCGCCAAG GCCATGGTCGATGTTGCCAAAGAAGTTGGAGCTGATGCTGTTGCTCATGGGTGTACGGGGAAAGGAAATGATCAG GTACGGTTTGAGCTCACATTCTTTGCTCTGAACCCCAAACTACGTGTTATAGCTCCCTGGAGAGAATGGGACATTACAGGAAGAGAAGATGCCATTGAATATGCAAAGAGACATAATGTGCCAGTCCCCGTCACGAAGAAATCGATATACAGCCGAGACCGAAATATTTGGCACCTTAGTCATGAG GGTGACGTTTTGGAAGATCCTGCTAATGAGCCAAAGAAAGATATGTACATGCTATCCGTTGATCCCGAGGATGCACCAAACCAACCCGA ATACGTTGAGATTGAAATTGTCTCAGGACTCCCTGTAGCTGTCAATGGGAAAAAGCTGTCACCAGCCTCCCTTCTCGACGAACTCAACGACATTGGCGGGAAACATGGCATTGGCCGAGTCGACATGGTCGAAAATCGTCTTGTTGGCATGAAAAGCCGTGGTGTGTACGAAACACCAGGAGGAACCATCCTATTCACAGCAGCACTTGAGCTTGAATCCCTAACACTCGACCGTGAAACCATACAAGTCAAGGACTCACTCGCCCTCAAATATGCAGAGCTGGTATACGCAGGCCGATGGTTTGACCCCCTCCGTGAAGCCATGGATGGATTCATGGAGAAGATAACAGCTAAAACCACCGGAACGGTCACACTCAAACTGTACAAAGGCTCGGTGACCGTAACCGGACGCAAAAGTCCAAACAGCCTATATAGACAAGACATATCCTCATTTGAGAACGGGGATGTGTACAACCAAGCTGATGCTGCTGGCTTCATCCATCTCTATGGCCTCCCAACTAGAGTCCGAGCAATGCTTGAACAAGGaatctaa